From Streptomyces sp. NBC_00690, a single genomic window includes:
- a CDS encoding alpha/beta hydrolase, with protein MLTWQLLRDLKLSELEGAADGWGVASNQADAARDRISNQMINALAESQVGEAADAALGRLKQLDRNFEYAYTECGLIRTTLNALAHELGEEQRRLNLALEDAANRKFTVHTDGSVSYPAGGNNILDQPAAGGTTRRLGVLEQPSPLISPNPHRAEAQRIAGAIGDATRNANEIDGRFSRILAALKAPPGLAVTKATWTDAAHDAAAVRTAAKGYLPEAIPDCGTPAARKGWWDGLTQEHREELLATYPDRIGNLDGIPAEIRDTANRDNLQLLIGKLEGQPDERSQNQLAGLKSIDEQLRAEPLPGVPPMYLLGIGDEGLGRAIVSFGNPDTAKNVSAYVPGLSTSLDAEFARNDITRARDTAIGAAEIDPSSASIVWLGYDPPQFPADKALDNLAVASDRDAKAGAPAYNEFMAGLSATNQHGDPHMTAIGHSYGSLTVGMAAQREGGIPGADNIILVGSPGTGAQTAEDLGVPGDRVYVGAAENDPVTRAPDQNSSKGLQAGVLIGSVTPLGPVTGGASGFLIGNVATDGSQIYYGTDPSHADFGARRFRVDDGPSMHVDTGVQMPAHSNYFNPKKDSESADNIAMIVAGQGAAITTQEHR; from the coding sequence GTGCTGACCTGGCAGCTGCTCCGCGATCTCAAGCTCTCCGAATTAGAAGGCGCGGCCGACGGCTGGGGAGTGGCCAGCAACCAGGCCGACGCCGCCCGGGACCGCATCAGCAACCAGATGATCAATGCGCTGGCCGAATCCCAAGTCGGAGAGGCGGCCGATGCAGCACTGGGGCGCCTCAAACAACTCGACCGCAACTTCGAGTACGCGTACACGGAATGCGGTCTGATCCGTACGACCCTGAATGCGCTCGCCCACGAACTGGGCGAGGAACAGCGACGGCTCAACCTCGCCCTGGAAGACGCGGCGAACCGCAAGTTCACCGTCCATACCGACGGCTCGGTCAGCTATCCCGCGGGCGGCAACAACATCCTGGACCAGCCGGCAGCCGGCGGCACCACCCGCCGCCTCGGAGTCCTCGAACAGCCGTCGCCGCTGATCAGCCCCAACCCGCACCGGGCCGAGGCCCAGCGGATCGCCGGAGCCATCGGGGACGCGACCCGCAACGCCAACGAGATCGACGGCCGCTTCAGCCGCATCCTGGCCGCGCTGAAAGCCCCACCGGGTCTCGCCGTGACCAAGGCCACCTGGACGGACGCGGCACACGACGCGGCAGCTGTACGGACAGCGGCCAAGGGATACCTCCCCGAGGCCATCCCGGACTGCGGAACCCCGGCCGCCCGCAAGGGATGGTGGGACGGCCTCACCCAGGAACACCGCGAAGAACTCCTGGCGACCTACCCGGACCGCATCGGCAACCTGGACGGAATCCCGGCAGAGATCAGGGACACGGCGAACAGGGACAACCTCCAACTCCTGATCGGCAAACTGGAGGGACAGCCGGACGAACGCTCACAGAACCAACTGGCGGGGCTGAAGAGCATCGACGAACAACTGCGTGCCGAACCGTTGCCGGGTGTGCCACCGATGTACCTATTGGGGATCGGGGACGAAGGGTTGGGCCGCGCGATCGTGTCTTTCGGCAACCCGGATACGGCGAAGAACGTGTCGGCATATGTTCCGGGACTGTCGACTTCGTTGGACGCGGAGTTTGCCAGGAACGACATTACGAGAGCGCGGGATACTGCAATCGGAGCTGCTGAAATCGATCCTTCCAGCGCATCGATCGTATGGCTTGGGTATGACCCGCCGCAGTTTCCAGCGGACAAGGCTCTCGACAACCTGGCTGTGGCAAGTGACAGGGATGCGAAAGCAGGCGCACCGGCATACAACGAATTCATGGCCGGCTTGAGTGCTACCAATCAGCACGGCGATCCTCATATGACGGCTATTGGTCACTCCTACGGCTCTCTCACCGTGGGTATGGCAGCTCAGAGGGAGGGAGGCATCCCGGGCGCGGACAACATCATTCTGGTCGGCAGTCCCGGTACGGGGGCGCAGACGGCCGAGGACTTGGGCGTGCCGGGAGATCGGGTCTACGTAGGTGCGGCCGAGAACGACCCGGTCACCAGGGCTCCTGATCAGAACTCTTCCAAGGGGCTTCAGGCCGGCGTACTCATCGGAAGTGTGACTCCCTTGGGACCTGTCACCGGAGGGGCCAGCGGCTTCCTCATCGGGAATGTCGCAACGGATGGGAGCCAGATCTACTACGGGACTGACCCCTCTCACGCGGACTTTGGTGCCCGGCGATTCAGAGTCGACGACGGCCCGAGTATGCACGTCGACACTGGTGTCCAGATGCCAGCGCACTCCAACTACTTCAATCCCAAGAAGGATTCGGAGTCCGCAGACAATATCGCAATGATTGTGGCGGGCCAGGGGGCAGCGATCACCACTCAGGAGCATCGATGA
- a CDS encoding putative T7SS-secreted protein produces the protein MGFGDLVSDLTPDVVEDAVEDATEWAGDRVEDAGDWTADRLKDVGWDSGADWVREKSRSLANRMGAEVDELDLGQTDDKTKLIYGSPSKLRATAAHLKDFQKSFTTVAQGLKGLDSSSVKGEAAEAFRETVAIEPPKWLKGADAYGDAAGALEAFAATVEWAQGQAQTAIEKWKAGTKASEDAWDAHKAKHETFNRAAETYNAMAPDQRDPSSLPPRPGEFKDPGTALMKEAQELLGEARKQRNSAAETARTAVRAARDAAPPKPSYHEQAVSGLNEMEVIQSHFVGGVIKGTAGLVNFVRSVNPLDPYNLTHPAEYALALSNTAAGLVQVANDPWGAGKQMVTGFMKDPAEGIGRLVPDLLLTAATGGGGAAVKGARIAKEAADLAADASRARKVVDDAPEGTHNRQDGQRTTTNTDPVDLASGRMFLPQTDVMLPGALPLLFTRRVESGYRAGRFFGPTWSSTVDERLEVDAAGVIHVTADGLLLTYPHPVPGLPTLPESGISRCTLARDEAGDYTITDPDSGLTRHFTAPPGGEPGGDGDAWLVQISDRNDNAITFDRTPDGVPLALVHSAGHRLALSLDEDRVTSLALEAPDGPHPVMSYGYDDGNLTTVTKPSGATLTFAYDDRRRIVTWIDSNRSRYDYVYDEQDRVIGEGGEAGHYQLTIAYGLPDSATGHRTTALTTADGHTTRHLIDTNCCVLATTDPLGHTTRFTYDGRGRALTRTDPLGRTTAFRYDTDGRLATVVRADGSELATTRNALGLPVTLLSPDGARWAQEYDDRGNRTALTDPAGHTTRYGYDPHGRLTSVTDALGAVSTVRCDAAGLLLEVTDPLGGTTRIERDPFGRPVRATDALGAITTLRWTVDGQLSNRTRPDGTSESWTYDGEGNRTSHTDPLGQTTRFEHTHFDVMSARIDPDGVRYEFQHDRELRLTQVTNPQGLNWSYTYDPAGRLTSETDFDGRTLTYSLDPAGQLVARTTPLGARVAYEHDSVGQVIRKDAAGEVTEYTHDRAGRLLRASSPDGELVFQYDRRGLAKTEQFNGLATTYTYDALGRRTRRTTPSGRATTYDYDPAGRPTLLTSGDHRITFTHDAAGRELERTFGDMLRTASTWDEAGRLATEISTAGERVLNRRAYAYRADGYLTSLDDDLRGTQRFDLDPAGRVTAVTAANWTETYAYDEAGNQTAASWPTTHPGQEATGPRAYAGTNLTRAGNVRYEHDPAGRITLRQKTRLSRRPDTWRYTWNAEDRLTAVTTPDGTRWRYRYDPLGRRTAKQRLAPDGDSVVEETRFSWDGTTLAEQITTSNDLPHPVALTWDHQGRRPLAQTERILTADASQDTIDERFFAITTDLVGTPSELIDESGTIAWYSRATLWGTTTWNRDATTYTPLRFPGQYHDPETGLHYNYFRHYDPETARYLTPDPLGLTPAPNPTTYPHNPHTWTDPLGLSPCPAEQDRRPQPPSHGEGKGEAWAKSVTQTGRSDNSQVISGHGYYQFGSGDMVVPSGTWLKFYVEDGARLGDRFAHDIETGGNHPPVETFGPGKSLPNYTVDVPKNLAISSKSITVDSPTFLSEIVRDGMGAVHVLICREHVRPR, from the coding sequence ATGGGTTTCGGTGATCTGGTCAGCGATCTGACCCCAGATGTGGTCGAGGACGCCGTAGAAGACGCCACCGAGTGGGCGGGCGATCGAGTCGAGGACGCCGGGGACTGGACGGCGGACCGACTCAAAGACGTGGGATGGGATTCGGGCGCCGACTGGGTGCGGGAAAAGTCCCGTTCGCTGGCCAACCGAATGGGTGCCGAGGTCGATGAACTCGACCTGGGACAGACCGACGACAAGACCAAGCTCATCTACGGCTCTCCGTCCAAACTCCGAGCCACCGCAGCTCATCTGAAGGACTTTCAGAAATCTTTCACGACGGTGGCCCAGGGGCTGAAGGGCTTGGACTCGTCCTCGGTGAAGGGCGAGGCGGCGGAGGCGTTCCGGGAGACGGTGGCGATCGAACCACCGAAGTGGCTGAAGGGCGCGGACGCGTACGGGGATGCCGCAGGTGCCCTGGAGGCGTTCGCGGCGACCGTCGAGTGGGCGCAAGGGCAGGCACAGACGGCGATCGAGAAGTGGAAGGCCGGCACCAAGGCGTCCGAAGACGCCTGGGACGCGCACAAGGCGAAGCACGAAACCTTCAACCGGGCCGCCGAAACGTACAACGCGATGGCCCCGGACCAACGTGACCCCTCGTCGCTGCCGCCGCGCCCGGGTGAGTTCAAGGACCCGGGTACGGCGCTGATGAAAGAGGCGCAGGAACTCCTCGGCGAGGCCCGCAAACAGCGCAACAGCGCCGCAGAGACCGCACGTACCGCAGTGCGCGCGGCACGTGACGCGGCGCCTCCGAAACCTTCGTACCACGAGCAGGCGGTGAGCGGCCTCAACGAGATGGAGGTGATCCAGTCCCACTTCGTCGGTGGGGTCATCAAGGGCACGGCCGGGCTGGTGAACTTCGTCCGAAGTGTCAACCCGCTCGACCCCTACAACCTCACCCACCCGGCGGAGTACGCACTGGCGTTGAGCAACACCGCGGCCGGCCTGGTGCAGGTGGCGAACGACCCTTGGGGTGCCGGCAAGCAGATGGTCACCGGCTTCATGAAGGACCCGGCCGAGGGCATTGGCCGTCTGGTGCCCGATCTGCTGCTCACCGCTGCCACGGGAGGCGGCGGCGCGGCGGTCAAGGGGGCCCGGATCGCCAAGGAGGCGGCGGACCTCGCAGCTGACGCGAGTCGCGCCCGCAAGGTGGTCGATGATGCTCCGGAAGGCACCCACAACCGCCAGGACGGCCAGCGCACCACCACCAACACCGACCCGGTCGACCTGGCCTCGGGGCGGATGTTCCTGCCGCAGACCGATGTGATGCTGCCCGGCGCCTTGCCGCTGCTGTTCACCCGACGCGTCGAGTCGGGCTACCGAGCAGGCCGCTTCTTCGGGCCCACCTGGTCATCCACCGTCGACGAGCGTCTTGAGGTCGACGCCGCAGGAGTCATCCATGTCACCGCTGACGGGCTCCTGCTGACCTATCCGCACCCCGTCCCCGGACTGCCCACCCTCCCCGAGAGCGGCATCAGCCGCTGCACCCTCGCTCGGGACGAAGCCGGCGACTACACGATCACCGACCCGGACAGCGGACTGACGCGTCACTTCACCGCACCACCCGGCGGGGAACCCGGGGGCGACGGCGATGCCTGGCTGGTTCAGATCTCCGACCGCAACGACAACGCCATCACCTTCGACCGCACCCCCGACGGCGTACCGCTCGCACTCGTTCACTCGGCTGGTCACCGTCTTGCCCTGTCCCTGGACGAAGACCGAGTCACCTCACTCGCCCTCGAAGCCCCGGACGGACCGCACCCGGTCATGTCGTACGGGTATGACGACGGCAACCTGACCACCGTCACCAAGCCTTCCGGCGCCACACTCACCTTCGCGTACGACGACCGGCGTCGGATCGTCACCTGGATCGACTCCAACCGCAGCCGGTACGACTACGTCTACGACGAACAGGACCGGGTGATCGGCGAGGGCGGTGAAGCGGGTCACTACCAACTGACCATCGCCTACGGTCTGCCGGACTCCGCAACCGGCCATCGCACCACCGCCCTCACCACCGCGGACGGTCACACCACCCGGCATCTCATTGACACCAACTGCTGTGTCCTCGCCACCACCGACCCGCTCGGCCACACAACCCGGTTCACCTACGACGGCCGTGGTCGAGCACTCACCCGCACGGATCCGCTGGGCCGTACCACCGCCTTCCGCTACGACACCGACGGCCGACTCGCCACCGTCGTACGGGCGGACGGCAGCGAGCTAGCGACGACACGCAATGCTCTCGGGCTCCCCGTCACCCTCCTCAGTCCGGACGGAGCACGCTGGGCCCAGGAGTACGACGACCGGGGCAACCGCACCGCGCTCACCGATCCGGCCGGTCACACCACCCGCTACGGCTATGACCCCCACGGCCGCCTCACGTCGGTCACCGACGCGCTCGGTGCGGTGTCCACGGTTCGGTGCGATGCTGCGGGGCTGCTGCTGGAAGTCACCGATCCGCTCGGCGGCACCACCCGCATCGAGCGCGACCCCTTCGGTCGACCGGTACGGGCGACGGATGCTCTCGGTGCGATCACGACCCTTCGGTGGACCGTCGACGGTCAGCTCTCCAACCGCACCCGACCGGACGGAACCAGCGAGTCCTGGACGTACGACGGGGAGGGCAACCGAACCAGCCACACCGACCCTCTCGGACAGACCACCCGCTTCGAACACACCCACTTCGATGTGATGTCCGCCCGCATCGACCCCGACGGGGTGCGCTACGAGTTCCAGCACGACCGCGAGCTGCGCCTCACCCAGGTCACCAATCCACAGGGACTGAACTGGTCCTACACCTACGACCCGGCCGGGCGGCTCACCTCCGAAACCGACTTCGACGGCCGCACGCTCACCTACAGCCTCGACCCGGCCGGGCAACTCGTGGCGCGTACGACGCCGCTCGGTGCGCGCGTCGCCTACGAACACGACTCCGTCGGGCAGGTCATCCGCAAGGACGCGGCGGGGGAGGTGACCGAGTACACGCATGACCGCGCCGGACGCCTGCTCAGGGCCAGCAGCCCGGACGGCGAACTGGTCTTCCAGTACGACCGCCGAGGACTTGCCAAGACCGAACAGTTCAACGGCCTCGCCACTACCTACACCTACGATGCACTGGGTCGCCGAACGCGCCGGACGACTCCGAGCGGCCGGGCCACCACCTACGACTATGACCCAGCTGGCCGTCCCACCCTGCTGACCAGTGGTGACCATCGCATCACCTTCACCCACGATGCTGCCGGGCGGGAGCTGGAGCGCACCTTCGGCGACATGCTGCGCACCGCTTCCACGTGGGACGAAGCCGGCCGGCTCGCCACCGAGATCTCCACCGCGGGCGAACGCGTCCTCAACCGCCGCGCCTACGCCTACCGTGCCGACGGCTACCTCACCTCACTCGACGATGACCTTCGCGGCACCCAGCGCTTCGACCTCGACCCGGCGGGCAGGGTCACTGCGGTCACCGCCGCGAACTGGACCGAGACGTACGCGTACGACGAAGCCGGCAACCAGACGGCTGCCTCCTGGCCCACCACACATCCCGGCCAGGAAGCCACCGGCCCCCGCGCCTACGCCGGGACCAACCTCACCCGGGCCGGGAACGTCCGCTACGAGCACGATCCCGCGGGCCGCATCACCCTGCGCCAGAAGACCCGCCTCTCCCGCAGGCCCGACACCTGGCGCTACACCTGGAACGCGGAGGACCGCCTCACCGCCGTCACCACCCCGGACGGCACCCGTTGGCGCTACCGCTATGACCCGCTGGGCCGGCGTACCGCCAAACAGCGGCTCGCACCGGATGGTGATTCGGTCGTCGAGGAGACGCGTTTCAGCTGGGACGGCACCACTCTGGCCGAACAGATCACCACCTCGAACGATCTGCCCCACCCCGTCGCCCTCACCTGGGACCACCAGGGACGCCGCCCGCTCGCCCAGACCGAACGCATCCTCACCGCGGACGCCTCCCAGGACACGATCGACGAGCGGTTCTTCGCCATCACCACCGACCTCGTCGGCACCCCCAGTGAGCTCATCGACGAGTCGGGCACGATCGCCTGGTACAGCCGGGCGACCCTCTGGGGCACCACGACCTGGAACCGGGACGCGACCACCTACACGCCCCTACGCTTCCCCGGCCAGTATCACGACCCCGAAACCGGGCTCCACTACAACTACTTCCGCCACTACGACCCCGAAACCGCCCGCTACCTCACCCCGGACCCCCTCGGCCTCACCCCCGCCCCCAATCCGACCACCTACCCGCACAACCCCCACACCTGGACGGATCCGCTCGGACTATCGCCCTGTCCGGCGGAGCAGGATCGGCGGCCACAACCCCCCTCGCATGGTGAGGGGAAGGGCGAAGCGTGGGCAAAGAGTGTTACCCAGACAGGTAGGAGCGATAATTCCCAGGTAATCTCTGGGCATGGGTACTATCAATTCGGGTCGGGAGATATGGTTGTTCCGTCGGGGACCTGGCTGAAGTTTTATGTCGAGGACGGTGCGCGACTTGGTGACAGATTTGCTCACGATATTGAAACGGGAGGAAATCATCCGCCCGTAGAGACGTTCGGTCCTGGTAAGAGTTTGCCCAACTATACGGTTGACGTTCCGAAGAACCTGGCGATCAGCAGCAAGTCGATCACGGTCGATTCTCCGACGTTTCTGAGTGAAATCGTTAGGGACGGAATGGGTGCAGTGCATGTTTTGATTTGCCGCGAACACGTTAGGCCAAGGTGA
- a CDS encoding DUF7919 family protein — translation MTYFPDLSPYEYTESQPAMLNVGWLDEIHPYVTGAAPEGLVEALAVLGTGAENIQRGMHFCELCPDFQTARDNTSRGDLFIASGEIRVAGDGVVYASPVMIVHYVEAHAYVPPDEYCRAVMAAVMVD, via the coding sequence GTGACCTATTTCCCCGATCTGAGCCCCTATGAGTACACGGAATCTCAGCCCGCAATGCTGAACGTGGGTTGGCTAGATGAGATTCACCCGTATGTGACTGGAGCTGCGCCCGAGGGCCTGGTTGAGGCGCTTGCTGTGTTGGGTACGGGTGCGGAGAACATTCAGCGTGGTATGCATTTCTGTGAATTGTGTCCAGACTTTCAAACCGCGAGGGACAACACGTCTCGGGGCGATCTATTCATCGCCAGTGGAGAGATTCGGGTGGCGGGGGACGGTGTCGTTTATGCCTCGCCGGTCATGATTGTGCACTATGTGGAGGCGCATGCGTACGTACCGCCTGACGAGTACTGTAGGGCTGTAATGGCTGCCGTCATGGTGGATTAG
- the rpsJ gene encoding 30S ribosomal protein S10: MAGQKIRIRLKAYDHEVIDSSAKKIVETVTRTGASVAGPVPLPTEKNVYCVIKSPHKYKDSREHFEMRTHKRLIDILDPTPKTVDSLMRLDLPAGVDIEIKL, translated from the coding sequence ATGGCGGGACAGAAGATCCGCATCCGGCTCAAGGCCTACGACCACGAGGTCATCGATTCGTCGGCGAAGAAGATCGTCGAGACGGTGACGCGTACTGGTGCGTCGGTCGCGGGCCCGGTGCCGCTGCCCACTGAGAAGAACGTGTACTGCGTTATCAAGTCGCCGCACAAGTACAAGGACTCGCGCGAGCACTTCGAGATGCGTACGCACAAGCGCCTGATCGACATCCTCGACCCGACGCCCAAGACCGTTGACTCGTTGATGCGCCTGGACCTTCCGGCCGGCGTTGACATCGAGATCAAGCTCTGA
- the rplC gene encoding 50S ribosomal protein L3 — MAKQIKGVLGEKLGMTQVWDENNRVVPVTVVKAGPCVVTQVRTNDSDGYESVQIAFGEIDPRKVNKPLKGHFSKADVTPRRHLVELRTSDASEYTLGQEITAAVFESGVKVDVTGKSKGKGFAGVMKRHNFKGLGAGHGTQRKHRSPGSIGGCATPGRVFKGLRMAGRMGNERVTTQNLTVHAVDAEKGLLLIKGAVPGPNGGLVLVRTAAKGA; from the coding sequence ATGGCAAAGCAGATCAAGGGCGTCCTGGGCGAGAAGCTCGGCATGACCCAGGTCTGGGACGAGAACAACCGTGTCGTCCCGGTGACCGTCGTCAAGGCCGGGCCCTGCGTTGTGACCCAGGTCCGTACGAATGACTCCGACGGCTACGAGTCGGTCCAGATCGCCTTCGGCGAGATCGACCCGCGCAAGGTGAACAAGCCCCTCAAGGGCCACTTCTCCAAGGCCGACGTGACCCCCCGCCGCCACCTGGTGGAGCTCCGTACCTCCGACGCCAGCGAGTACACGCTCGGCCAGGAGATCACCGCTGCCGTGTTCGAGTCCGGCGTCAAGGTTGACGTCACGGGCAAGAGCAAGGGCAAGGGCTTCGCCGGTGTCATGAAGCGTCACAACTTCAAGGGCCTCGGCGCCGGTCACGGTACCCAGCGCAAGCACCGCTCTCCCGGCTCCATCGGTGGCTGTGCCACCCCGGGCCGTGTGTTCAAGGGCCTCCGCATGGCGGGCCGTATGGGCAACGAGCGGGTCACCACACAGAACCTGACCGTTCACGCTGTTGACGCGGAGAAGGGCCTGCTCCTGATCAAGGGTGCGGTTCCTGGTCCCAACGGCGGCCTGGTCCTGGTCCGCACTGCGGCCAAGGGGGCCTGA
- the rplD gene encoding 50S ribosomal protein L4 — translation MSTIDILSPAGDKTGTVELPAEIFDAKVSIPLIHQVVVAQLAAARQGTHKVKRRGEVRGGGKKPYRQKGTGRARQGSTRAPQFVGGGVVHGPVPRDYSQRTPKKMKAAALRGALTDRARNSRIHVVTGVIEGEVSTKAAKTLFGKISERKNLLLVVDRADEAAWLSARNLPQVHILEPGQLNTYDVIRSEDVVFTQAAFESFVSGPDKALETEGSDA, via the coding sequence ATGAGCACCATTGACATTCTGTCGCCCGCAGGCGACAAGACCGGGACCGTTGAGCTCCCGGCCGAGATCTTCGACGCCAAGGTCAGCATCCCGCTGATCCACCAGGTCGTCGTCGCGCAGCTGGCCGCTGCCCGTCAGGGCACGCACAAGGTCAAGCGTCGTGGCGAGGTCCGCGGTGGTGGTAAGAAGCCGTACCGCCAGAAGGGCACCGGCCGTGCCCGTCAGGGTTCGACCCGCGCCCCGCAGTTCGTCGGCGGTGGCGTCGTCCACGGCCCCGTGCCGCGTGACTACTCCCAGCGGACCCCGAAGAAGATGAAGGCCGCCGCCCTGCGCGGTGCCCTCACCGACCGGGCCCGCAACTCGCGCATCCACGTCGTCACCGGCGTGATCGAGGGCGAGGTCTCCACCAAGGCCGCCAAGACGCTGTTCGGCAAGATCTCGGAGCGCAAGAACCTGCTCCTGGTCGTCGACCGCGCCGACGAGGCCGCGTGGCTGTCCGCCCGCAACCTGCCCCAGGTGCACATTCTGGAGCCGGGCCAGCTGAACACGTACGACGTGATCCGCTCCGAGGACGTGGTCTTCACTCAGGCTGCCTTCGAGTCCTTCGTGTCCGGCCCCGACAAGGCCCTTGAGACCGAAGGGAGCGACGCCTGA
- the rplW gene encoding 50S ribosomal protein L23, with amino-acid sequence MSENATAAVTSKTYTDPRDLLVKPVVSEKSYALLDENKYTFIVDPRANKTQIKQAVEAVFSVKVTGVNTINRQGKRKRTRTGFGKRANTKRAIVTLAEGNRIDIFGGPTS; translated from the coding sequence ATGTCCGAGAACGCCACGGCGGCCGTTACCAGCAAGACCTACACGGACCCGCGTGACCTCCTCGTCAAGCCGGTCGTGTCCGAGAAGAGCTACGCACTGCTCGACGAGAACAAGTACACGTTCATCGTCGACCCGCGTGCCAACAAGACCCAGATCAAGCAGGCCGTGGAAGCGGTCTTCTCGGTCAAGGTCACCGGGGTCAACACGATCAACCGGCAGGGCAAGCGCAAGCGCACCCGCACCGGTTTCGGCAAGCGCGCCAACACCAAGCGCGCCATCGTGACCCTTGCCGAGGGCAACCGTATCGACATCTTCGGCGGCCCGACCTCTTAA
- the rplB gene encoding 50S ribosomal protein L2: MGIRKYKPTTPGRRGSSVADFVEITRSTPEKSLVRPLHSKGGRNNTGRVTVRHQGGGHKRAYRVIDFRRHDKDGVPAKVAHIEYDPNRTARIALLHYADGEKRYIVAPRGLSQGDRVENGPTADIKPGNNLALRNIPVGTTIHAIELRPGGGAKFARSAGASVQLLAKEGVMAHLRMPSGEIRLVDVRCRATIGEVGNAEQSNINWGKAGRMRWKGVRPTVRGVAMNPVDHPHGGGEGKTSGGRHPVSPWGQKEGRTRSPKKASSKYIVRRRKTNKKR, from the coding sequence ATGGGTATCCGCAAGTACAAGCCGACGACTCCGGGCCGTCGTGGCTCCAGCGTCGCCGACTTTGTCGAGATCACGCGGTCCACGCCGGAGAAGTCGCTGGTCCGCCCTCTGCACAGCAAGGGCGGCCGTAACAACACCGGTCGTGTGACCGTCCGTCACCAGGGCGGTGGCCACAAGCGCGCCTACCGCGTGATCGACTTCCGTCGTCACGACAAGGACGGCGTGCCGGCCAAGGTCGCTCACATTGAGTACGACCCCAACCGCACCGCGCGCATCGCCCTTCTGCACTACGCAGATGGCGAGAAGCGCTACATCGTCGCGCCGCGTGGCCTGAGCCAGGGCGACCGCGTCGAGAACGGCCCGACCGCCGACATCAAGCCCGGTAACAACCTGGCGCTGCGCAACATCCCGGTCGGTACGACCATCCACGCCATCGAGCTGCGGCCCGGCGGCGGCGCGAAGTTCGCCCGTTCCGCGGGTGCCTCCGTGCAGCTGCTGGCGAAGGAGGGGGTCATGGCCCACCTCCGTATGCCGTCCGGCGAGATCCGGCTGGTCGACGTTCGCTGCCGCGCCACCATCGGCGAGGTTGGCAACGCCGAGCAGTCGAACATCAACTGGGGCAAGGCCGGCCGTATGCGCTGGAAGGGCGTTCGCCCGACCGTCCGCGGTGTCGCGATGAACCCGGTTGACCACCCGCACGGTGGTGGTGAGGGCAAGACCTCCGGTGGTCGCCACCCGGTCAGCCCGTGGGGTCAGAAGGAGGGTCGTACTCGTTCTCCCAAGAAGGCGAGCAGCAAGTACATCGTCCGCCGCCGCAAGACGAACAAGAAGCGCTAG
- the rpsS gene encoding 30S ribosomal protein S19 — MPRSLKKGPFVDDHLIKKVDVQNEAGTKNVIKTWSRRSMIVPAMLGHTIAVHNGKIHVPVFVTESMVGHKLGEFSPTRTFRGHVKDDRKSKRR, encoded by the coding sequence ATGCCGCGCAGTCTCAAGAAGGGGCCCTTCGTCGACGACCACCTGATCAAGAAGGTGGACGTACAGAACGAAGCAGGTACCAAGAACGTCATCAAGACCTGGTCCCGTCGCTCGATGATCGTCCCGGCGATGCTGGGCCACACGATCGCGGTGCACAACGGCAAGATCCACGTCCCGGTGTTCGTCACCGAGTCGATGGTCGGCCACAAGCTCGGTGAGTTCTCGCCGACTCGCACCTTCCGAGGCCACGTCAAGGACGACCGGAAGTCGAAGCGCCGCTAG
- the rplV gene encoding 50S ribosomal protein L22 — MEARAQARYIRVTPMKARRVVDLIRGMDATEAQAVLRFAPQAASVPVGKVLDSAIANAAHNYDHSDASSLVISEAYVDEGPTLKRFRPRAQGRAYRIRKRTSHITVVVSSKEGTR, encoded by the coding sequence ATGGAAGCCAGGGCCCAAGCGCGGTACATCCGCGTCACGCCCATGAAGGCCCGCCGAGTGGTGGACCTCATCCGTGGCATGGATGCCACGGAGGCTCAGGCGGTCCTGCGTTTCGCCCCGCAGGCCGCGAGCGTGCCGGTGGGCAAGGTGCTGGACAGCGCCATTGCCAACGCCGCGCACAACTACGACCACAGTGACGCTTCTTCGCTGGTCATCAGCGAGGCGTACGTGGATGAGGGCCCGACCCTGAAGCGGTTCCGTCCGCGTGCACAGGGTCGCGCCTACCGGATCCGTAAGCGGACCAGCCACATCACCGTGGTCGTCAGCAGCAAGGAAGGAACCCGGTAA